In Deinococcus irradiatisoli, the genomic stretch GCCCGCACCGGCAGTCCGGCGCTGAGCACCGCGCTCCACAGCTCGCCGAGGTCGCCGCAGTCGTGCGAGTAGAGCACCACCAGTTCGCGCTCGTCGTCGCCTTCACTGCGGCTCCAGGGATGCGGCGGCAGCGGGTCGCCCAGCCGCACCAGCCCCTGGGCCGGGCCGAGCCCGCTGCTGCCCAGCGCCAGCAGCAAACTCAGCAGCGGCGCGGCGCGGCGGCTGAGGCGGCGCGACTGGCCGGACTCGGGAGCGCTCACTGTCCCGAGCCGCCGGTCTTGGTTGGGCTGGCGGGGGCGGTGGGCGGCGTGGTGTCCGGCAGGCTGCCGCCCGG encodes the following:
- a CDS encoding penicillin-binding protein, with amino-acid sequence MSAPESGQSRRLSRRAAPLLSLLLALGSSGLGPAQGLVRLGDPLPPHPWSRSEGDDERELVVLYSHDCGDLGELWSAVLSAGLPVRAVNAEDVASPAPRGLSVWHGPDATAFARALKVSAYPTVLLVRGERVLNAWEGTFSGKL